The bacterium DNA window AACCGCAAAGAGATTTCTTTGGAAGAGTCTTCCCACCCAATTTCGTCATCGGAAAAGGCTCAGGCGTGATCATTAGTCCCGACGGCTTCCTCGTTACTAATAACCATGTAGTCCAAGGCGCTGATACCATTAAGGTGAAACTTTCTGATGGACGTTCCTTTATTGGTAAAACTGTTGGTAGAGACCCAGATACCGACCTTGCAGTTGTAAAAATCTCTGGTTCAAACCTTCCTGCCGCTGAATTTGGCGACTCCGACACGCTTCAGGTAGCTCAGCAAGTAATTGCAGTGGGTAATCCGCTTGGATTCGAGAACACCGTCACCTCAGGAATCGTCAGCGCTCTTCATCGGAATTTTGAAGTTGCGCAGGAAAACCGATCCAGAAGTACTCGTTATGCCAATGTAATTCAAACCGATGCATCAATTAACCACGGCAATTCAGGTGGCGCTCTTGCGAATATCTACGGGCAACTAATCGGCATCAACGCTGTTATCGCAGGTGGGGGTGAAAATTCAGGCAGCATCGGAATCGGCTTCGCTATTCCAGTCAACACCGTTAAACGCATTACCCGTCAACTTATTCAATCAGGGCGAGTAACACGGCCATGGCTAGGAATTTTATACACTGAAACAGGGACAATTAAAGAACAACACCCTAGTGAGGTAGCTAATTTAGACGGATCTCCCAACGGCCTATTCGTAAGTGACGTTATTAGAAACAGTCCCGCTATGATAGCTGGCATACAGCCCAATGATGTAATTATCAGCTTCAACGATAAACCGGTAACCGATCGATGGGAATTTGCAACCCAACTTGAGAAGCTCGGAGTTGGAAAAACCATCATGCTTAAAATTTGGCGTGATGGAAAAGAAGTTCCAATTCAAATAAAACTAGGCAAACGTCCTGAGCAAATTCCTTCTTAGAACCTACTTCTGCTAATTATTATCTCCGCCAACTTTGCCTATTCCTGCGCTAACTGCTGAAATTAACGCTAAGGCTGTCGCTCGATGAATGTCCTCTTCAACAAACGCAGATCCCACCAGTGATTTTCGCTCTTCCGGCGTCACATAAACTGCCACAACAGTCACTAAAGGACGCTGACCAGCCCCTATCTGTTGGATAACCTGTTCGATAAGAAGCGTATGATCCCTCGGAAGAATCTTGAGCAATGCACTCGCAGTTACCTGGGCAACCAATTCAAGCGCTTGTTCAGGTCTCGGAGGACCACTTAAAGAACTCGCATATGTCTGTGCGCCTGATTTAATTTGAATGCTGGCTGTCGCCGCTATATCCTCGGTGACATAAGTTAAAGCCAGAAGCTCAATAGGACTTGATTGGGATAAGGGTTTAGGAGGCTCAACCTT harbors:
- a CDS encoding trypsin-like peptidase domain-containing protein, encoding MRKAALFTIFFIFAFIACLLILNAVNLVPNFLVSKNKKEVLERLDSASKQYPPIPGSEILAKAAAKISPSVVNIEISGRTQPQRDFFGRVFPPNFVIGKGSGVIISPDGFLVTNNHVVQGADTIKVKLSDGRSFIGKTVGRDPDTDLAVVKISGSNLPAAEFGDSDTLQVAQQVIAVGNPLGFENTVTSGIVSALHRNFEVAQENRSRSTRYANVIQTDASINHGNSGGALANIYGQLIGINAVIAGGGENSGSIGIGFAIPVNTVKRITRQLIQSGRVTRPWLGILYTETGTIKEQHPSEVANLDGSPNGLFVSDVIRNSPAMIAGIQPNDVIISFNDKPVTDRWEFATQLEKLGVGKTIMLKIWRDGKEVPIQIKLGKRPEQIPS